One genomic region from Camarhynchus parvulus unplaced genomic scaffold, STF_HiC, whole genome shotgun sequence encodes:
- the LOC115916729 gene encoding LOW QUALITY PROTEIN: cytochrome P450 2G1-like (The sequence of the model RefSeq protein was modified relative to this genomic sequence to represent the inferred CDS: inserted 1 base in 1 codon) translates to VVFADGERWRQLRRFSLSVLRDFGMGRRSIESRIQEEAQELLKAFQDTQGEPFDPTFLLSCAVSNVICSIVFGRRFPYDDAEFLELLRLMNDVFREMSTPWAQLYDTAESVLWFLPGPHRRIPRLLASMGSSELIFGAILGDLYDMAEVLSCGSCRGGICASHLLARIGVEIFDFIIFSFLRTPNWSLDHFPLILGFEFGIVQMDRERGVPGSAFTQENLELTTLNLFFAGTETVSSTLRLGLLFLMRHPRVQEQVFEEISRVIGPGRAPALADRALMPFTDAVIHEIQRCSDLLPMNVPHRVTQDTRFRGYLIPKGTDVYPLLSSVLHDPKSFRNPQKFDPGNFLDERGRFQRNEAFVPFSAGKRLCXGESLLAFELFL, encoded by the exons GCGTGGTTTTTGCCGACGGCGAGCGCTGGCGGCAGCTCCGGCGCTTCTCGCTCTCGGTGCTCCGGGATTTCGGGATGGGGCGCCGCAGCATCGAGAGCCGCATCCAGGAGGAGGCGCAGGAGCTGCTCAAAGCCTTCCAGGACACCCAAG GAGAGCCGTTTGACCCCACGTTCCTGCTGAGCTGCGCCGTGTCCAACGTGATCTGCTCCATCGTCTTCGGGCGCCGCTTCCCCTACGACGACGCCGagttcctggagctgctgcggCTCATGAACGACGTCTTCCGCGAGATGAGCACGCCCTGGGCGCAG ctgtACGACACGGCCGAGTCGGTGCTGTGGTTCCTGCCGGGCCCTCATCGGCGCATCCCGCGCCTCCTGGCCAGCATGGGGAGCTCGGagctgatttttggggcgattttgggggat ctgtACGACATGGCCGAAGTTTTAAGCTGTGGTTCCTGCCGGGGTGGAATTTGCGCATCCCACCTCCTGGCCCGCATTGGGGTGGAAATTTTTGATTTtatcattttctcatttttgagaACGCCAAATTGGAGCCTGgaccattttcccctcattttggGGTTCGAATTTGGGATCGTGCagatggacagg GAGCGGGGCGTGCCGGGCTCGGCATTCACGCAGGAGAACCTGGAGCTGACCACGCTGAACCTTTTCTTTGCCGGCACCGAGACCGTGAGCTCCACGCTGCGCCTcggcctcctcttcctcatgcGGCACCCGCGCGTGCAGG AGCAGGTTTTCGAGGAGATCTCGCGGGTGATCGGGCCCGGCCGCGCCCCGGCCCTCGCTGACCGGGCTCTGATGCCGTTCACCGACGCCGTGATCCACGAGATCCAGCGCTGCAGCGACCTCCTGCCCATGAACGTCCCGCACAGGGTGACCCAGGACACCCGCTTCCGGGGCTACCTCATCCCCAAG GGCACGGACGTGTACCCGCTGCTGAGCTCGGTGCTGCACGACCCCAAATCCTTCAGGAACCCCCAAAAGTTCGACCCCGGGAACTTCCTGGACGAGCGGGGCCGGTTCCAGCGCAACGAGGCCTTCGTGCCCTTCTCGGCAG